A single genomic interval of Longimicrobium sp. harbors:
- a CDS encoding acyltransferase: MAIYPLRQLNPAEASVELYDRWLGELDAALARGDDRWELCRSVLTSIYHPELADVDPSTLPLAAQVALAQMDARNITLEPEYYAEIDVEKFYERKPLLWMWQMFDKSPLGQNVHLGVRFRRVLAPYIFRRVGRNFKCFHYVEFSFGYNLEVGDDVVVHRNVLLDDRGGIVIGDKVSISDYANIYSHTHSIVDQVDVSDLVTTLADGVRITYHATVLAGTYVGEQAMVGAMAVATKDVRPYHVNVGIPAKSVRVKPNAPPEAYKVTLRTEEGAATGDD; encoded by the coding sequence ATGGCCATCTACCCGCTGCGCCAGCTCAACCCCGCCGAAGCATCGGTGGAGCTGTACGACCGCTGGCTGGGCGAGCTGGACGCCGCGCTGGCCCGCGGCGACGACCGGTGGGAGCTCTGCCGCAGCGTCCTCACCTCCATCTACCATCCCGAGCTCGCGGACGTCGACCCGTCGACGCTCCCGCTGGCGGCGCAGGTGGCGTTGGCGCAGATGGACGCGCGCAACATCACCCTCGAGCCCGAATACTACGCCGAGATCGACGTCGAGAAGTTCTACGAGCGCAAGCCGCTGCTGTGGATGTGGCAGATGTTCGACAAGAGCCCGCTGGGGCAGAACGTCCACCTGGGCGTGCGCTTCAGGCGGGTGCTGGCGCCGTACATCTTCCGGCGCGTGGGCCGCAACTTCAAGTGCTTCCACTACGTGGAGTTCAGCTTCGGCTACAACCTTGAGGTGGGCGACGACGTGGTGGTGCACCGCAACGTGCTGCTGGACGACCGCGGCGGCATCGTCATCGGCGACAAGGTGTCGATCAGCGACTACGCCAACATCTACTCGCACACGCACTCCATCGTCGACCAGGTGGACGTGAGCGACCTGGTCACCACGCTGGCCGACGGCGTGCGCATCACCTACCACGCCACGGTGCTGGCCGGCACCTACGTGGGCGAGCAAGCGATGGTGGGCGCCATGGCCGTGGCCACCAAGGACGTGCGGCCGTACCACGTGAACGTCGGCATCCCCGCCAAGTCGGTGCGCGTGAAGCCCAACGCCCCGCCCGAGGCGTACAAGGTCACCCTGCGCACCGAGGAGGGCGCGGCGACGGGGGATGATTGA